In a genomic window of Occallatibacter riparius:
- a CDS encoding ABC transporter permease: MALFTDQLKQVFRRLAKAPLFTAITLLTLAIGIGANTVVFSVVNGVLLQPLSYPQSDQLIGIWHSAPGVNLPEIDMAAFMYFTYREHNTAFQDIACYRYDALTVTGFGHPEHLESIDVTDGTLPLLGVKPMLGRLFTRQDDQPNAAKTVVLSYGYWQRRFGGSNSAIGKTMTIDGTAREIIGVLPRDFHFLDDYEASVFVPIQFDRSKTMLGNFNESGIARLKPGVTLEQASADIARMLPIALHSFPPPPGYPVAMFESAHFQPNLKPLKKVVIGDVGKVLWVLMGSILMVLLVACANVANLLLVRAEGRRQELSIRSALGASRKHITLGLLVESLVLSVVGSLIGLGLAFAALRVLVAAAPTGLPRLHDIGIDLPVLLFTMGLALFVSIVIGIIPVIKFSGVHLNTGLREGGRALSQSRERHRARKTLVVVQVALALVLLICSGLMIRTFRALIQVSPGFSDPKSLLSFFVWIPDTQIPAAQAERVLRTEQAIQQKLASLPGVQSVGISTAVPMDGSQWFNPVAAEDHTYKQGELPPLRRFRFIGPGLFSTIGSPLVAGRDITWDDEFQKRPVVLISENFAKEYWGSAQNAIGKRVRETDTEDYREIIGVAKSIYDDGVDKPAPTAIYWPLFQNNLNGDKEMIRRGVNFIIRSPRSGSAAFMSEVQQAVWSVDGDLPLANTHTVDQLYRKSMARTSFTLVILCVAGGMALLLGIVGIYGVISYAVSQRTREIGIRMALGAQREQLTAMFVRQGLTLAGIGAVSGIVIAAVALRLMSSLLFKVSAMDPWTYGLATACILSIAWIASYLPSRSAAVVNPVSALRSE; the protein is encoded by the coding sequence ATGGCACTCTTTACCGATCAGCTCAAGCAGGTCTTCCGCCGACTCGCGAAGGCTCCTCTGTTCACAGCCATCACCCTCCTGACGTTGGCCATCGGAATCGGCGCCAACACCGTCGTCTTCAGCGTGGTCAACGGTGTGCTCCTCCAGCCCCTCAGCTATCCCCAGTCAGACCAGTTGATCGGAATCTGGCACAGCGCGCCCGGTGTCAACCTGCCTGAGATCGACATGGCCGCGTTCATGTACTTCACCTACCGCGAGCACAACACCGCGTTCCAGGACATCGCCTGCTACCGCTACGATGCGCTGACGGTGACGGGCTTCGGCCACCCTGAGCATCTGGAGAGCATCGATGTTACCGATGGGACTCTGCCCCTTCTTGGCGTCAAGCCCATGCTCGGCCGCTTGTTCACCCGCCAGGATGACCAGCCCAACGCTGCCAAGACCGTCGTCCTCTCCTACGGCTACTGGCAGCGGCGCTTTGGCGGATCGAACTCTGCAATTGGCAAGACCATGACCATCGACGGAACAGCCCGCGAGATCATTGGCGTCCTTCCGCGCGACTTTCACTTTTTAGATGACTACGAAGCCTCAGTATTCGTGCCCATTCAGTTCGATCGCAGCAAGACCATGCTCGGCAACTTCAACGAAAGCGGCATTGCGCGGCTCAAGCCCGGCGTCACCCTCGAACAGGCGAGCGCCGACATCGCGCGCATGCTCCCCATCGCTCTGCACTCCTTCCCGCCGCCTCCCGGATACCCCGTCGCCATGTTCGAGTCTGCCCACTTCCAGCCCAACCTGAAGCCGCTCAAGAAGGTCGTCATCGGGGATGTGGGCAAGGTGCTCTGGGTGCTCATGGGTTCTATCCTCATGGTGCTTTTGGTAGCCTGCGCCAACGTCGCGAACCTCCTGTTGGTGCGCGCCGAAGGCCGCCGCCAGGAGCTTTCGATCCGGTCAGCCCTCGGCGCCAGCCGCAAACACATCACCCTCGGCCTGCTCGTCGAAAGTCTTGTCCTCAGCGTCGTCGGCAGCCTCATCGGACTGGGCCTTGCCTTTGCGGCGCTCCGTGTCCTCGTGGCCGCTGCGCCCACCGGCCTGCCCCGCCTGCACGACATCGGAATCGATCTGCCTGTCCTTCTGTTCACCATGGGACTGGCTCTGTTCGTCAGCATCGTCATCGGCATCATTCCCGTCATCAAGTTCTCCGGCGTCCACCTCAACACCGGCCTGCGCGAAGGCGGCCGCGCCCTCAGCCAGAGCCGCGAGCGCCATCGCGCGCGCAAGACCCTCGTCGTGGTGCAGGTCGCATTGGCTCTTGTGCTGCTTATCTGCTCGGGTCTGATGATCCGCACCTTCCGCGCGCTCATACAAGTCTCCCCGGGCTTCTCTGATCCGAAAAGCCTGCTCTCCTTCTTCGTCTGGATCCCCGACACGCAAATTCCAGCCGCTCAGGCCGAGCGCGTCCTGCGCACCGAGCAGGCCATCCAGCAAAAGCTCGCCTCCCTGCCCGGTGTGCAATCAGTCGGTATCTCCACCGCCGTGCCCATGGACGGCTCGCAATGGTTCAACCCCGTCGCCGCCGAAGACCACACTTATAAGCAGGGCGAACTTCCTCCGCTGCGTCGATTCCGCTTCATCGGCCCGGGACTCTTCTCCACCATTGGCTCTCCTCTCGTCGCCGGCCGCGACATCACCTGGGACGACGAATTCCAGAAGCGCCCCGTCGTCCTCATCAGCGAAAACTTCGCGAAGGAGTACTGGGGCAGCGCCCAGAACGCCATCGGCAAGCGCGTGCGCGAAACCGATACAGAGGACTACCGCGAGATCATCGGCGTCGCAAAGTCCATCTACGACGACGGCGTCGACAAACCCGCGCCCACCGCCATCTACTGGCCCCTCTTCCAAAACAACCTCAATGGCGACAAGGAAATGATCCGCCGCGGCGTCAACTTCATCATCCGCTCACCGCGCTCCGGCTCGGCCGCGTTCATGAGCGAAGTGCAACAGGCCGTGTGGTCGGTGGACGGCGATCTGCCGCTCGCCAACACCCACACCGTCGACCAGCTCTATCGCAAGTCGATGGCCCGCACTTCATTTACGCTCGTCATCCTCTGCGTAGCCGGTGGAATGGCTCTCCTGCTTGGCATCGTCGGTATATACGGAGTCATCTCTTACGCCGTTTCCCAGCGCACGCGCGAAATCGGCATCCGGATGGCCCTCGGCGCCCAGCGCGAACAGCTCACCGCGATGTTCGTCCGCCAGGGCCTCACACTCGCGGGGATCGGCGCGGTCTCGGGCATCGTGATCGCCGCCGTTGCCCTGCGCCTCATGTCGTCCCTGCTGTTCAAGGTGAGCGCCATGGATCCCTGGACATACGGCCTCGCAACAGCCTGCATCCTCTCCATCGCCTGGATCGCCAGCTACCTGCCCTCACGCAGCGCCGCAGTGGTAAATCCAGTCAGCGCGCTGCGGTCGGAATAA
- the xylB gene encoding xylulokinase: MWFLGMDVGTGGTRAVIVDANGKLVSGASSEHAPFRTPHPGWAEQDPEDWWRAAQEAIRAAIAAAPEPREPIAALGLTGQMHGAVMLDENGAVLRPSLIWCDTRTQPECDWLHQKIGYEKLIELTCNPALPNFTLTKLLWVKTHEPEIFAKIRHIMCPKDYVRYRLTGEFAIDVQEASGTLLLDVTHRRWSREVAEAAGIPMGWLPQVYESPEVCAKISDTAAGLTGLAAGTPVVAGAGDQGAGAVGMGILQPGSVSATIGTSGVVFAATAEPTKDPKGRLHTFCHAVPGVWHVMGVTQSAGLSLQWLRNTFFAGQSYDALSEAAAKIPAGSQGLEWAPYLLGERTPHLDPEVRGAFAGIHSSHTAAHFTRAVLEGVAYSLQDTFTLFAELGIPVSGIRLGGGGARGPLWRRIQAGIYGHAVEILTAEEGGAFGCALMAGVGVNHWANLDQACGQAIEVAQRIEPDPADRAAYEPGYAKWRELYPALRSLR; this comes from the coding sequence ATGTGGTTCCTTGGAATGGATGTGGGCACGGGCGGCACGCGCGCCGTAATCGTTGACGCCAACGGAAAGCTGGTCAGTGGAGCTTCCAGCGAGCACGCGCCCTTCCGCACTCCTCACCCCGGCTGGGCGGAGCAGGACCCGGAAGACTGGTGGCGCGCCGCACAGGAGGCGATCCGGGCGGCCATTGCCGCCGCGCCCGAGCCGCGGGAACCGATTGCAGCCCTGGGCCTGACCGGCCAGATGCACGGCGCGGTGATGCTGGATGAGAACGGCGCAGTGCTGCGGCCCTCGCTGATCTGGTGCGACACGCGCACGCAGCCCGAGTGCGACTGGCTTCACCAGAAGATCGGCTACGAGAAGCTTATTGAGCTTACGTGCAATCCGGCACTGCCCAACTTTACGCTGACTAAGCTGCTGTGGGTGAAGACGCATGAGCCTGAGATCTTCGCGAAGATTCGCCACATCATGTGCCCCAAGGATTATGTGCGCTATCGGCTCACGGGCGAGTTCGCCATCGATGTGCAGGAGGCCTCGGGCACGCTACTGCTGGACGTGACGCATCGGCGCTGGTCGCGCGAAGTGGCCGAGGCAGCCGGTATTCCGATGGGATGGCTTCCGCAGGTGTACGAATCGCCGGAGGTTTGCGCGAAGATCAGCGACACCGCCGCCGGGCTTACCGGTCTCGCTGCCGGAACGCCCGTTGTGGCGGGCGCGGGCGATCAGGGTGCGGGCGCGGTGGGCATGGGTATTCTGCAGCCTGGTTCGGTCTCGGCGACGATCGGCACGTCGGGCGTGGTGTTTGCAGCGACGGCTGAGCCGACCAAGGATCCCAAGGGGCGTCTGCACACGTTCTGCCACGCGGTTCCGGGGGTGTGGCATGTGATGGGGGTGACGCAGTCTGCAGGCTTGAGTTTGCAGTGGCTGCGCAACACGTTCTTTGCCGGCCAAAGCTACGACGCGCTTAGTGAAGCAGCGGCGAAGATTCCCGCGGGTAGCCAGGGTCTGGAGTGGGCTCCATATCTGCTGGGAGAGCGCACGCCGCATCTCGACCCTGAAGTGCGCGGTGCGTTCGCGGGCATTCACAGCTCGCATACCGCGGCACACTTTACGCGTGCGGTGCTCGAGGGAGTAGCTTATTCGCTGCAGGATACATTCACGCTTTTTGCTGAACTGGGCATTCCGGTTAGCGGTATAAGGCTCGGTGGAGGCGGCGCGCGCGGTCCGCTGTGGCGGCGCATCCAGGCGGGTATCTACGGCCATGCGGTCGAGATTCTCACCGCAGAAGAGGGCGGCGCATTCGGTTGTGCTCTGATGGCCGGGGTGGGCGTGAATCACTGGGCGAATCTCGACCAGGCCTGCGGGCAGGCCATTGAGGTTGCGCAGCGGATCGAGCCTGATCCTGCGGATCGGGCTGCCTATGAGCCGGGCTACGCGAAATGGCGCGAGTTGTATCCTGCGCTGCGCAGCCTGCGATAG
- a CDS encoding acetylserotonin O-methyltransferase translates to MKGHIPMCAATVEPAAEINAATAAPSPQHILQTGLAFFASKTLLSAVEMEVFTELARGPESLDSLAGRLGLHPRSSRDFLDTLVALGFLDRSGDVYSNTPSTDLFLDKHKPSYVGGILEMANRRLFHHWNHLTTALRTGQPQNEASRGEPDIFSALYADPERLKVFLRGMTGVSRGANMAIAAKFQWSKYQTVVDIGPAQGDLLTQVLLKNSHLMGIGFDLPEVAPVFEEYIAANGLAERVKFQGGSFFDQPLPKADVVMMGHILHDWDLEQKRMLVRKAYEALPQGGAFLAYDCIIDDDRRKNAFGLLMSLNMLIETNGGFDYTGADGISWMKEAGFREAYVEHLVGPDSMIVAIK, encoded by the coding sequence ATGAAAGGACACATCCCTATGTGCGCAGCCACCGTCGAACCCGCGGCCGAAATAAACGCTGCAACCGCCGCCCCCAGCCCTCAACATATCCTGCAGACAGGCCTCGCTTTCTTCGCATCCAAGACCCTCCTCAGCGCAGTCGAAATGGAAGTCTTCACCGAGCTTGCTCGGGGTCCTGAGAGCCTGGACTCGCTCGCCGGCCGCCTCGGCCTGCATCCCCGCTCGTCCCGTGACTTCCTCGATACGCTCGTCGCTCTCGGCTTCCTCGATCGCTCCGGCGACGTGTATTCCAACACGCCATCCACTGATCTATTCCTCGACAAGCACAAGCCGTCGTATGTCGGCGGCATTCTTGAGATGGCCAACCGCCGCCTCTTCCATCACTGGAACCACCTGACGACCGCCCTCCGCACCGGCCAGCCGCAAAACGAGGCCTCGCGCGGCGAGCCCGACATCTTCTCGGCTCTCTACGCCGACCCCGAACGTCTCAAAGTCTTCCTGCGCGGTATGACCGGCGTAAGTCGCGGTGCGAACATGGCCATCGCTGCCAAGTTCCAGTGGAGCAAGTACCAGACCGTCGTCGACATCGGCCCCGCCCAGGGCGACTTGCTCACCCAGGTGCTGCTCAAGAATTCGCATCTGATGGGCATCGGCTTCGATCTGCCCGAGGTCGCCCCCGTTTTCGAGGAATACATCGCAGCCAATGGGCTTGCCGAGCGTGTGAAGTTCCAGGGCGGCAGCTTCTTCGACCAGCCCCTGCCCAAGGCAGACGTCGTGATGATGGGCCACATCCTCCACGACTGGGACCTGGAACAGAAGCGAATGCTGGTACGCAAAGCCTATGAGGCGCTTCCGCAAGGCGGCGCGTTCCTCGCATATGACTGCATCATCGACGACGATCGCCGCAAGAACGCCTTCGGCCTGCTAATGAGTCTCAACATGCTCATCGAGACCAACGGCGGATTCGACTACACCGGCGCCGATGGCATCTCGTGGATGAAGGAAGCCGGCTTCCGCGAGGCGTATGTGGAGCACCTCGTCGGACCCGACTCGATGATCGTCGCAATAAAGTAA
- a CDS encoding acyltransferase family protein yields MSVAAAQASSPMQAGQAETTITAPPAASSLIRNVAVDAYRGLVMLLMMGEVLRFAEVSRAFPDSTFWRILAWNQTHVEWAGMSLHDTIQPGFTFLAGVALPYSIRSRQRKGESFGRMLFHTIWRSVLLIALGIFLRSTEGPITYFTFEDTLTQIGLGYTFAFLLAFAKPRWQWIATASILFAYWLAWALYPAPGANFDWAAVGVPNDWHQHLYTGFAAHWNKNSNLGQAFDVWFLNLFPRTSPFRFNGGGYLTLSFIPTLGTMLLGLIGGRWFVEAAPKIPLRKFLLAAAGLIALGCLFHFTGICPIVKRIWTPSWTLFSGGVCFLFLSAFSWIIDMKGYRRWAFPLVVVGMNSIAAYLIAHLWEDFTQKSFQIHLGARVLNMFGTALEPLFLGALMLSAYWVVLYWMYRRKIFLRI; encoded by the coding sequence ATGTCTGTTGCCGCAGCGCAAGCTTCATCCCCCATGCAAGCCGGCCAGGCCGAAACCACCATCACTGCGCCGCCTGCCGCGTCGAGTCTGATCCGCAACGTCGCGGTCGACGCTTATCGCGGACTGGTGATGCTGCTGATGATGGGCGAGGTGCTGCGCTTCGCCGAAGTATCGCGCGCATTTCCGGACAGCACCTTCTGGCGCATTCTGGCGTGGAACCAGACCCACGTGGAATGGGCCGGCATGAGCCTCCATGACACGATTCAGCCGGGCTTCACATTTCTTGCCGGAGTGGCGCTGCCGTATTCGATCCGCAGCCGCCAGCGCAAAGGCGAGAGCTTCGGACGCATGCTGTTTCACACCATTTGGCGCAGCGTACTCCTCATCGCGCTCGGGATCTTCCTGCGGTCTACGGAAGGGCCGATCACCTACTTCACGTTCGAGGACACTCTGACGCAGATTGGGCTGGGGTATACCTTCGCGTTTCTGCTAGCTTTTGCGAAGCCGCGGTGGCAATGGATCGCGACCGCGTCGATTCTTTTTGCGTACTGGCTCGCGTGGGCGCTCTATCCAGCACCAGGTGCAAATTTCGACTGGGCTGCTGTTGGCGTTCCCAATGACTGGCATCAGCACTTGTACACAGGATTTGCGGCGCACTGGAATAAGAACAGCAATCTTGGGCAGGCCTTCGACGTGTGGTTCCTCAACCTGTTCCCGCGCACCAGTCCGTTTCGATTTAATGGCGGCGGCTATCTCACGCTAAGCTTCATTCCCACGCTTGGGACCATGCTGCTGGGGTTGATCGGGGGTCGGTGGTTTGTGGAGGCCGCGCCGAAGATTCCGCTGCGCAAATTCCTGCTCGCCGCTGCTGGTCTAATTGCGCTCGGCTGCCTGTTTCACTTCACCGGAATCTGCCCGATTGTTAAGCGTATATGGACACCGTCGTGGACGCTGTTCTCGGGCGGGGTCTGCTTCCTGTTCCTCAGCGCGTTTTCGTGGATTATTGACATGAAGGGCTATCGGCGCTGGGCGTTCCCGCTCGTCGTGGTGGGCATGAACTCGATCGCGGCCTACCTCATTGCGCATCTTTGGGAGGACTTTACACAGAAGAGCTTCCAAATTCATCTGGGCGCGCGGGTGCTGAATATGTTCGGCACGGCGCTGGAGCCTCTGTTTCTTGGAGCTCTGATGCTAAGCGCGTATTGGGTCGTTCTCTACTGGATGTACCGGCGCAAAATCTTCCTGCGCATCTGA